The following are encoded in a window of Flavobacteriales bacterium genomic DNA:
- a CDS encoding electron transfer flavoprotein subunit beta/FixA family protein yields the protein MKILVLLSQVPDTTARIAFTNNDTQYDANGVTFIVNPYDEWYALVRALELKEAAGSGSVTTITVGGADTDATIRKGLAIGADEAVRVDAQPTDAMQVAQQVAAYAKDKGFDLVLAGKETIDHNGGQVGAMTAELLDLPYVPLASKLEVAGDTATVERDVPGGVEVLEVKLPMVLGAAKGMAEQRIPNMRGIMAARTKPLNVVPPVEAAEVARTVKFELPPPKGAVKMIPAEEAGKLIELLHTEAKVI from the coding sequence ATGAAGATCCTCGTCCTTCTCAGCCAGGTGCCGGACACCACGGCCCGCATCGCCTTCACCAACAACGACACCCAGTACGACGCCAATGGGGTCACCTTCATCGTGAATCCCTACGATGAGTGGTATGCCCTGGTGCGGGCACTGGAATTGAAGGAAGCCGCTGGCAGTGGCAGCGTCACCACCATCACCGTGGGCGGCGCCGACACCGACGCCACCATCCGCAAGGGCCTGGCCATCGGCGCCGACGAGGCCGTGCGGGTGGATGCCCAGCCCACCGACGCCATGCAGGTGGCCCAGCAGGTGGCGGCCTATGCGAAGGACAAGGGCTTCGATCTGGTCCTGGCCGGCAAGGAGACCATTGACCACAACGGCGGCCAGGTGGGGGCCATGACGGCCGAACTGCTGGACCTCCCTTATGTGCCCTTGGCCAGCAAGCTGGAGGTGGCCGGCGATACCGCCACCGTGGAGCGCGATGTGCCCGGCGGCGTGGAGGTGCTGGAGGTGAAGCTGCCCATGGTCCTTGGTGCCGCCAAGGGCATGGCCGAGCAGCGCATCCCCAACATGCGCGGCATCATGGCCGCCCGCACCAAGCCTTTGAACGTGGTGCCCCCCGTGGAAGCCGCCGAGGTGGCCCGCACCGTGAAATTCGAGCTGCCCCCACCCAAGGGTGCCGTGAAAATGATCCCCGCCGAGGAAGCTGGCAAGCTGATCGAACTGCTGCACACCGAAGCGAAAGTGATCTGA
- a CDS encoding DUF2797 domain-containing protein produces MTEGTPLLKMTATLDNGRVRYLLPAGEGLWIDGLLGRAFTLRATGLLTCVSCGKRVKKFYGQGFCYPCLRDAPEAAECIVRPELCKAHLGEGRDPDWERAHHATEHVVYMSWTGGIKVGVTRATQLPVRWIDQGAAAALVVARTPYRQLAGLIEVDLKRHFADRTDWRAMLRAVEPDPAPLLVARDRLFPLLRHDLREYLVEDASPVTLSYPVLAWPPKVASVKLEKAPEITGRLLGAKGQYLIWEDGRVLNVRNHAGWHVEAFPADAP; encoded by the coding sequence ATGACCGAAGGCACGCCCCTGCTGAAGATGACCGCTACGCTGGACAATGGACGGGTGCGCTACCTCCTCCCGGCCGGTGAGGGGTTATGGATCGATGGGCTGCTTGGCCGGGCCTTCACCCTGCGCGCCACGGGTCTGCTGACCTGCGTTTCCTGCGGGAAGCGGGTGAAGAAGTTCTACGGCCAGGGGTTCTGCTACCCGTGCCTGCGCGATGCGCCGGAGGCCGCTGAATGCATCGTGCGGCCGGAATTGTGCAAGGCCCACTTGGGCGAGGGTCGCGATCCGGATTGGGAACGCGCCCATCATGCCACCGAGCATGTGGTGTACATGAGTTGGACGGGCGGGATCAAAGTGGGTGTCACACGCGCCACACAGCTGCCGGTGCGCTGGATAGACCAGGGAGCCGCCGCCGCCCTGGTGGTGGCGCGCACGCCCTATCGCCAACTCGCTGGCCTCATCGAAGTGGACCTGAAGCGCCATTTCGCGGACCGCACCGATTGGCGGGCCATGCTTCGTGCCGTGGAACCCGATCCGGCACCGCTGCTGGTCGCAAGGGATCGCCTGTTCCCCTTGTTGCGGCATGACCTGCGCGAATACCTGGTGGAGGATGCCTCGCCGGTGACCTTGAGCTATCCGGTGCTGGCCTGGCCGCCCAAGGTCGCCAGCGTGAAGCTGGAGAAGGCGCCGGAGATCACGGGCCGGCTGCTGGGGGCCAAGGGCCAGTACCTCATCTGGGAGGATGGTCGGGTGCTGAACGTGCGGAACCATGCCGGTTGGCACGTGGAAGCGTTCCCGGCAGACGCCCCGTAA
- a CDS encoding pyruvate dehydrogenase complex E1 component subunit beta, giving the protein MRTVQFREALCEAMSEEMRRDPNVFLMGEEVAEYDGAYKVSKGMLAEFGEKRVIDTPIAELGFTAIGVGAAMNGLRPIIEFMTWNFAILAADQIINHAAKMLQMSGGQFHVPIVFRGGNGSAGQLAATHSQSFDAMYANIPGLKVISPSNPYDAKGLLKAAIRDDDPVLFMESERMYGDKGEIPDGEYLLPIGKADIKREGKDVTIVSFNKMMKVALGAAEELAKEGINAEVIDLRTIRPLDHETILRSVMKTNRLVVVDENWPFGSVSSEVAFRVQKDAFDHLDAPVLRINQADTPLPFAPNLIEASLPNVPKVVRAVKEVMYLVK; this is encoded by the coding sequence ATGCGCACTGTACAGTTCCGCGAGGCCCTCTGCGAGGCGATGTCCGAGGAGATGCGCCGCGACCCCAATGTGTTCCTCATGGGCGAGGAGGTGGCCGAGTATGACGGCGCCTACAAGGTGAGCAAGGGCATGCTGGCGGAGTTCGGCGAGAAGCGCGTGATCGACACACCGATCGCCGAACTGGGCTTCACCGCCATCGGCGTGGGAGCCGCCATGAACGGCCTGCGCCCCATCATCGAATTCATGACCTGGAACTTCGCCATTCTGGCGGCCGACCAGATCATCAACCACGCGGCCAAGATGCTGCAGATGAGCGGGGGCCAGTTCCACGTCCCCATCGTGTTCCGCGGTGGCAATGGCAGCGCCGGACAACTGGCCGCCACGCACAGCCAGAGCTTCGATGCCATGTACGCCAACATCCCCGGCCTCAAGGTCATCAGCCCCAGCAACCCCTACGATGCCAAGGGACTGCTGAAGGCCGCCATCCGCGACGACGACCCCGTGCTTTTCATGGAGAGCGAGCGGATGTACGGCGACAAGGGCGAGATCCCCGACGGCGAGTACCTGCTCCCCATCGGCAAGGCCGACATCAAGCGTGAAGGGAAGGACGTGACGATCGTCTCCTTCAACAAGATGATGAAGGTGGCCCTGGGCGCGGCCGAGGAGCTCGCCAAGGAGGGCATCAACGCTGAAGTGATCGACCTGCGCACCATCCGCCCGTTGGACCACGAGACCATTCTCCGCAGTGTGATGAAGACCAACCGCCTGGTGGTGGTGGATGAGAACTGGCCCTTCGGCAGTGTCTCCAGTGAGGTGGCCTTCCGCGTGCAGAAGGACGCCTTCGACCACCTGGACGCCCCGGTGCTGCGCATCAACCAGGCGGACACGCCGCTGCCCTTCGCGCCCAACCTCATCGAGGCCAGCCTGCCCAACGTGCCCAAGGTGGTGCGGGCGGTGAAGGAGGTGATGTACCTGGTGAAGTAG
- a CDS encoding deoxynucleoside kinase, with the protein MHIAIAGNIGSGKTTLTQLLAKHYKWDQLQEAVDNNPYLFDFYKDMQRWSFNLQIFFLNSRFEQLLEIRSSGRNVIQDRTIYEDAFIFAPNLHAMGLMTTRDFENYFRLFQNMDNAITPPDLLIYLQAPVEKLVKQISERGREYENSISIDYLKRLNERYEAWIQTYDKGKLLIVDVEDNSFHSDPEDLGTIIRRIDAEIHGLFPAEDKAPRAAKSAKPAKPTAPAQKKKVLAKAR; encoded by the coding sequence ATGCACATCGCCATCGCAGGCAACATCGGCTCCGGCAAGACCACCCTCACACAATTGCTGGCCAAGCACTACAAGTGGGACCAGTTGCAGGAGGCCGTGGACAACAACCCCTACCTCTTCGACTTCTACAAGGACATGCAGCGCTGGAGCTTCAACCTCCAGATCTTCTTCCTCAACTCGCGCTTCGAGCAGCTGCTGGAGATCCGCAGCAGCGGCCGCAATGTGATCCAGGACCGCACCATCTACGAGGACGCCTTCATCTTCGCGCCCAACCTGCACGCCATGGGGCTGATGACCACGCGCGACTTCGAGAACTACTTCCGCCTGTTCCAGAACATGGACAACGCGATCACGCCGCCGGACCTGCTGATCTACCTGCAGGCGCCCGTGGAAAAACTGGTGAAGCAGATCTCCGAACGCGGCCGCGAGTACGAGAACTCCATCAGCATCGACTACCTCAAGCGGCTGAACGAGCGCTATGAGGCGTGGATCCAGACCTACGACAAGGGCAAGCTGCTGATCGTGGACGTGGAGGACAATTCCTTCCACAGCGACCCCGAGGACCTGGGCACGATCATCCGCCGGATCGACGCGGAGATCCATGGGCTGTTCCCCGCCGAGGACAAGGCACCCCGTGCCGCGAAGAGCGCCAAGCCCGCGAAGCCCACGGCTCCAGCACAGAAGAAGAAGGTACTGGCCAAGGCGCGCTGA
- a CDS encoding GH3 auxin-responsive promoter family protein: MPFNTLFGFLIRKRLQQIDLFREHPRLAQLEVFHYLVRTACYTSWGRRHDYSTITDPQVFRERLPIQDYEDVKPWVERLRKGEQNLLWPTDIRWFAKSSGTTSARSKFIPVSLEALEDCHYKGGKDLVALHYQQFPESKLYQGMALVVGGSSTIERLRPDAYSGDLSAIIIRNLPIWVELRRTPVIETALLDDWEEKIEKMARETMREDVRCIAGVPSWTLVLLKRILEISGKRDILEVWPNLELFMHGGVSFRPYRAQFEALIPSPTMNYLESYNASEGFFAVQDRRGADDMLLMLDYGIFYEFMPLEEVGRANPRTLLLDEVEEGGNYALVISTNGGLWRYMPGDTVRFTSVKPYRIQVSGRTRSFINAFGEELIVDNADRAIEAACRATGAVVNEYTAGPVYMDGGARGGHEWAIEFERAPADLDGFIQALDKELRTLNSDYDAKRRGDMALRPPVVHKLPIGTFHAWMKERGKLGGQHKVPRLSNDRSYLEAILAPSTT, translated from the coding sequence ATGCCCTTCAACACCCTGTTCGGTTTTCTCATCCGCAAGCGGCTGCAGCAGATCGATCTGTTCCGCGAGCACCCCCGCTTGGCGCAGTTGGAGGTGTTCCACTATCTGGTGCGTACCGCATGTTATACCAGTTGGGGCCGGCGCCATGATTATTCCACCATCACCGACCCACAGGTCTTCCGCGAACGCTTACCGATCCAGGATTACGAGGACGTGAAGCCCTGGGTGGAACGCTTGCGCAAAGGCGAACAGAACCTCCTATGGCCCACGGACATCCGCTGGTTCGCCAAGAGCAGCGGCACCACCAGCGCCCGCAGCAAGTTCATACCCGTGAGCCTGGAAGCGTTGGAGGACTGCCACTACAAGGGCGGCAAGGACCTGGTGGCGCTGCACTACCAGCAGTTCCCGGAAAGCAAGCTCTACCAAGGCATGGCGCTGGTGGTGGGCGGCAGCAGCACCATCGAGCGCTTGCGCCCGGACGCCTATAGTGGCGACCTCTCGGCCATCATCATCCGCAACCTGCCCATCTGGGTCGAGTTGCGTCGCACCCCGGTGATCGAGACGGCGCTGCTGGACGATTGGGAGGAGAAGATCGAGAAGATGGCGCGCGAGACCATGCGCGAGGACGTGCGTTGCATCGCCGGGGTACCATCGTGGACGCTGGTGCTACTGAAACGCATCCTGGAGATCAGCGGCAAGCGCGACATCCTGGAAGTATGGCCCAACCTCGAACTCTTCATGCACGGCGGGGTCAGCTTCAGGCCCTATCGCGCGCAGTTCGAAGCGCTCATCCCCTCGCCCACCATGAACTACCTGGAGAGCTACAACGCCTCCGAGGGTTTCTTCGCCGTGCAGGACCGCCGGGGTGCCGACGACATGTTGCTGATGCTCGACTACGGCATCTTCTATGAATTCATGCCCCTCGAGGAGGTCGGCCGGGCGAACCCGCGCACCTTGCTGCTGGACGAGGTGGAGGAGGGCGGCAACTACGCGCTGGTGATCAGCACCAATGGCGGATTGTGGCGTTACATGCCCGGCGACACCGTGCGTTTCACCAGCGTGAAGCCCTACCGCATCCAGGTGAGTGGCCGCACGCGCAGCTTCATCAACGCCTTCGGCGAGGAGCTCATCGTGGACAACGCCGACCGGGCGATCGAAGCGGCATGCCGCGCCACCGGTGCCGTGGTGAACGAATACACGGCCGGGCCGGTGTACATGGATGGCGGCGCGCGCGGCGGACATGAATGGGCCATCGAGTTCGAGCGTGCACCGGCCGATCTGGACGGCTTCATCCAGGCCTTGGACAAGGAACTGCGCACGCTGAACAGCGACTACGACGCCAAGCGGCGGGGCGACATGGCCCTGCGGCCACCCGTGGTGCACAAGTTGCCGATCGGCACGTTCCATGCGTGGATGAAGGAGCGTGGCAAACTCGGCGGCCAGCACAAGGTGCCACGCCTCAGCAACGACCGCAGCTACCTCGAAGCCATCCTCGCACCCTCCACCACATGA
- a CDS encoding electron transfer flavoprotein subunit alpha/FixB family protein, with amino-acid sequence MSTIVFIDTRGEKLPKAAQEAVTYASQLAGGNVTAVTFGDAQGLEALGANGAGKVIVARGVKAVDGQQLTKLVCDVAGKEGANTIVCVHDATGRAVAPRVAARLKAGHVAGVTALPEDGRFRRNVFSGKARAWVEVTSPVKVLSMMPNSIAIGKGEGTATVEEYTGDLGRARITVKELRKAGSGIPLPEAELVVSAGRGLKGPENWGPVEELAKELGAATACSRPVADMHWRPHHEHVGQTGVAIRPNLYIAIGISGAIQHLAGVNQSKVICVINNDPEAPFFKAADYGIVGDAFQVLPKLVEAAKKLNAER; translated from the coding sequence ATGAGCACCATCGTATTCATCGACACCCGCGGAGAAAAACTCCCCAAGGCGGCACAGGAAGCCGTGACCTACGCCAGCCAGCTCGCCGGCGGCAACGTGACCGCCGTGACCTTCGGTGATGCACAGGGTCTGGAGGCCTTGGGCGCGAACGGGGCGGGCAAGGTCATCGTGGCCCGCGGCGTGAAGGCTGTGGACGGACAGCAGCTGACCAAGCTGGTGTGCGATGTGGCCGGCAAGGAGGGCGCCAACACCATCGTTTGCGTGCATGACGCCACCGGCCGCGCCGTGGCCCCGCGCGTGGCCGCGCGCCTCAAAGCCGGGCATGTGGCCGGGGTGACCGCACTCCCCGAGGACGGCAGGTTCCGCCGCAACGTGTTCAGTGGCAAGGCCCGCGCCTGGGTGGAGGTGACCAGCCCCGTGAAGGTGCTGAGCATGATGCCCAACAGCATCGCCATCGGCAAGGGCGAAGGCACGGCCACCGTGGAGGAATACACCGGCGACCTCGGCCGCGCGCGTATCACGGTGAAGGAGTTGCGCAAAGCCGGCAGCGGCATCCCCCTGCCGGAAGCTGAACTGGTGGTGAGCGCCGGCCGAGGCCTGAAGGGACCCGAGAATTGGGGGCCGGTGGAGGAGCTCGCCAAGGAGCTGGGTGCCGCCACGGCCTGCAGCCGCCCGGTGGCCGACATGCACTGGCGCCCGCACCACGAGCACGTGGGGCAGACCGGCGTGGCCATCCGCCCCAACCTCTACATCGCCATCGGTATCAGCGGCGCCATCCAGCACCTGGCCGGGGTGAACCAGAGCAAGGTGATCTGCGTGATCAACAACGACCCCGAGGCCCCCTTCTTCAAGGCCGCCGACTATGGCATCGTGGGCGACGCCTTCCAGGTCCTGCCCAAGCTGGTGGAGGCGGCGAAGAAGTTGAATGCCGAGCGTTAG
- a CDS encoding sodium-translocating pyrophosphatase, translating to MELMYFIPLMGLIGLLVMVGKAMWVTKQDPGEKNMQELAGYIARGASAFLRAEWKVLGVFAVIAAVLLAWSGTLVEHSDWVIAVAFLIGAFFSAFAGWIGMNIATKANVRTTQAARSSLAQALRVSFNGGTVMGLGVAGLAVMGISSLFILFFSMYVTDGNANGEQMMTALEVLAGFSLGAESIALFARVGGGIYTKAADVGADLVGKVEAGIPEDDPRNPATVADNVGDNVGDVAGMGADLFGSYVATILATMVLGREVIASGDNFNGLSPILLPMVIAGMGLLFSIVGTFFVRIAKDTDSVMAALNKGNIGSIVLTAIASYFLIMWMMPETMSFQRGEVVLEIARMNVFWAIVLGLVVGFLMSYITEYYTSMGRKPVDSIVQKSGTGHATNVIGGLAVGMQSTFLPILVLAAGIFGAFELAGLYGVAIAAAGMMATTAMQLAIDAFGPIADNAGGIAEMSGLPKEVRERTDILDATGNTTAATGKGFAIASAALTALALFAAYVGLAGITAIDIYKAPVLAMLFVGAMIPFLFSSLAINAVGKAAMDMVKEVRRQFREIPGIMEGTAQPEYEKCVEISTKASIREMIAPGALALLSPIIVGFAFGPEPLGGLLAGITVSGVLMGIFQNNAGGAWDNAKKSFEKGVTIDGQTYKKGSDPHKAAVTGDTVGDPFKDTSGPSMNILIKLTSIVALIIAPHINADHRGHGEVPQAIEVEATAQVDADALDLADRF from the coding sequence ATGGAACTGATGTACTTCATCCCGCTGATGGGATTGATCGGCCTGCTGGTGATGGTAGGCAAGGCGATGTGGGTGACCAAGCAGGATCCCGGTGAGAAGAACATGCAGGAACTGGCCGGCTACATCGCCCGCGGCGCCAGCGCCTTCCTCCGCGCCGAATGGAAAGTGCTCGGCGTGTTCGCCGTGATCGCCGCCGTGCTGCTCGCTTGGAGCGGCACCCTCGTGGAGCACAGCGATTGGGTGATCGCCGTCGCCTTCCTCATCGGCGCCTTCTTCAGCGCCTTCGCGGGCTGGATAGGGATGAACATCGCCACCAAGGCCAACGTGCGCACCACGCAGGCCGCGCGCAGCAGCCTGGCCCAGGCCCTGCGCGTGAGCTTCAACGGCGGCACCGTGATGGGCCTCGGCGTGGCCGGCCTCGCCGTGATGGGGATCAGCTCGCTCTTCATCCTCTTCTTCTCGATGTACGTCACCGACGGCAATGCCAATGGTGAGCAGATGATGACCGCCCTGGAGGTGCTCGCCGGATTCAGCCTCGGCGCCGAGAGCATCGCGCTCTTCGCCCGCGTGGGCGGTGGCATCTACACCAAGGCCGCCGACGTGGGCGCCGACCTGGTGGGCAAGGTGGAGGCGGGCATCCCGGAGGACGATCCGCGCAACCCGGCCACCGTGGCCGACAACGTGGGCGACAACGTGGGCGATGTGGCCGGCATGGGCGCCGACCTCTTCGGCAGTTACGTGGCCACCATCCTCGCCACCATGGTGCTGGGCCGCGAGGTGATCGCCAGCGGCGACAATTTCAACGGACTTTCTCCCATCCTGCTGCCCATGGTCATCGCCGGCATGGGCCTGCTCTTCTCCATCGTGGGCACCTTCTTCGTGCGCATCGCCAAGGACACCGACAGCGTGATGGCCGCCCTCAACAAGGGCAACATCGGCAGCATCGTGCTCACGGCCATCGCCAGTTATTTCCTCATCATGTGGATGATGCCGGAGACCATGAGTTTCCAGCGCGGTGAGGTGGTACTGGAGATCGCCCGCATGAATGTGTTCTGGGCGATCGTGCTTGGTCTGGTAGTGGGCTTCCTGATGAGCTACATCACCGAGTACTACACCAGCATGGGCCGCAAGCCGGTGGACAGCATCGTGCAGAAGAGCGGCACGGGCCACGCCACCAACGTCATCGGTGGTCTGGCCGTGGGCATGCAGAGCACCTTCCTGCCGATCCTGGTGCTCGCGGCGGGCATCTTCGGCGCCTTCGAACTCGCCGGTCTCTACGGTGTGGCCATAGCCGCCGCGGGCATGATGGCCACCACCGCCATGCAGCTGGCGATCGATGCCTTCGGCCCCATCGCCGATAATGCGGGCGGCATCGCCGAGATGAGTGGCCTGCCCAAGGAGGTGCGTGAGCGCACCGACATCCTCGATGCCACGGGCAACACCACCGCCGCCACCGGCAAGGGCTTCGCCATCGCTTCGGCGGCGCTCACCGCGCTGGCGCTCTTCGCGGCTTACGTGGGCCTGGCGGGCATCACCGCCATCGACATCTACAAGGCGCCCGTGCTGGCCATGCTCTTCGTGGGTGCCATGATCCCCTTCCTCTTCAGCTCGCTGGCGATCAACGCCGTGGGCAAGGCCGCCATGGACATGGTGAAGGAGGTTCGCCGCCAGTTCCGCGAGATCCCCGGCATCATGGAGGGCACCGCCCAGCCGGAGTATGAGAAGTGCGTGGAGATCAGCACCAAGGCCAGCATCAGGGAGATGATCGCGCCGGGGGCACTGGCGCTGTTGAGTCCCATCATCGTGGGCTTCGCCTTCGGTCCGGAGCCCCTTGGTGGCCTGCTGGCAGGGATCACCGTGAGCGGCGTGCTCATGGGCATCTTCCAGAACAACGCCGGCGGCGCTTGGGACAACGCCAAGAAGAGCTTCGAGAAAGGTGTGACCATCGATGGCCAGACCTACAAGAAGGGCAGCGATCCGCACAAGGCGGCCGTGACCGGTGACACTGTGGGCGATCCCTTCAAGGACACGAGCGGCCCCTCGATGAACATCCTCATCAAGCTCACCAGCATCGTGGCGCTGATCATAGCCCCGCACATCAATGCGGACCATCGCGGGCATGGCGAAGTGCCACAGGCGATCGAGGTGGAAGCCACGGCGCAGGTGGACGCCGATGCACTGGACCTCGCCGATCGTTTCTGA
- a CDS encoding YihY/virulence factor BrkB family protein — protein sequence MECGRNEGGGVPGIPLLGWLFGRVRRIWRFIRMLFKAYLEDDTLDLGAALAFYTIFSIMPMLVVVIAVAGLLAGPAAAEGQLFDRLTEFVGEDTAKALQGLLGNAYESGQGIVATVVGLVTLILGATGVFNALKISLNRIWEIQPRPKSTILGLLFARLLSFSFVLGMGFLMVVSFLLSALVTGFAGKIAELLPGAAGVFVVAVSNGVSLLMTVGVFAALFKYLPDARVTWRDVVPGAILTTLLFIVGKYALTFYFQFSNPASAFGAAASLMSLLLWVYYSSQIFFLGAEFIYVWAREHGRPILPTPEAVQVVKQEVVMEAGRVVRTHSKRDELDTL from the coding sequence ATGGAGTGTGGAAGGAACGAAGGCGGTGGCGTGCCCGGTATCCCCTTGCTGGGTTGGCTGTTCGGTCGGGTACGGCGCATCTGGCGCTTCATCCGCATGCTATTCAAGGCCTATCTGGAGGACGATACACTGGACCTCGGAGCGGCACTGGCCTTCTACACCATATTCTCCATCATGCCCATGTTGGTGGTGGTGATCGCCGTGGCGGGGCTGCTGGCCGGACCGGCGGCCGCCGAAGGGCAGTTGTTCGATCGGCTCACCGAATTCGTGGGCGAGGACACCGCCAAGGCCCTCCAGGGGCTGTTGGGCAACGCTTACGAAAGTGGCCAGGGCATTGTGGCCACCGTGGTGGGGTTGGTGACACTCATCCTGGGTGCCACCGGCGTGTTCAATGCGCTGAAGATCTCCCTCAATCGGATCTGGGAGATCCAACCCAGGCCCAAGAGCACCATCCTGGGCCTGCTCTTCGCGCGCCTGTTGTCCTTCTCCTTCGTGCTGGGCATGGGCTTCCTCATGGTGGTGAGTTTCCTGTTGAGCGCCCTGGTCACGGGCTTCGCGGGCAAGATCGCCGAACTGTTGCCCGGTGCGGCGGGTGTTTTCGTGGTGGCCGTCTCCAACGGTGTATCGTTGCTCATGACCGTGGGCGTGTTCGCCGCGCTGTTCAAGTACCTGCCCGATGCGAGGGTCACCTGGCGCGATGTGGTCCCTGGTGCGATCCTCACCACCTTGCTCTTCATCGTGGGCAAGTACGCGCTCACCTTCTACTTCCAGTTCTCCAACCCCGCCTCCGCATTCGGCGCGGCGGCCAGCCTGATGTCCCTGCTCCTGTGGGTGTACTACAGCTCGCAGATCTTCTTTCTGGGGGCGGAGTTCATCTACGTGTGGGCCCGCGAGCATGGCAGGCCCATCCTTCCCACGCCAGAAGCGGTGCAAGTGGTGAAGCAGGAGGTGGTGATGGAAGCCGGCCGCGTGGTGCGGACCCACAGCAAGCGCGACGAACTGGACACGCTATGA